A window from Microbacterium ginsengiterrae encodes these proteins:
- a CDS encoding carbohydrate kinase family protein yields MPHTPRTVVIGDALIDEIHDAGGVRELVGGAALNVAVGLRRLGIPTTLIAMVGDDEAGTHIREYLGDHDVSLVAGAAPFGSSRAIVQRDAHGEPSYAFNDAAQQRTIRYGDEARQAIAAADLAVISCFPFDRVDEVDALADALADARVAIDPNPRAGMLSDRAEFVRGFERMAADAVIAKVGADDAALLYDGDLDALRARLRERGARAVLATAGKDGAILETDDGVFRAGITELPGPIVDTVGAGDATLAAVAEGLAAGLPEAGEEWQRLLDRAMAVAAATCRAEGGLLRTPESLEQGDRGVRGS; encoded by the coding sequence ATGCCCCACACCCCTCGTACCGTCGTCATCGGCGACGCCCTCATCGATGAGATCCACGACGCCGGCGGAGTCCGCGAGCTCGTCGGCGGCGCCGCGTTGAACGTCGCGGTCGGGCTTCGGCGGCTCGGCATCCCGACAACGCTCATCGCGATGGTCGGAGACGACGAGGCCGGCACCCACATCCGCGAGTATCTCGGCGACCACGACGTGTCGCTCGTCGCGGGCGCGGCGCCGTTCGGCTCCTCACGTGCGATCGTCCAGCGCGACGCGCACGGCGAGCCGTCGTACGCCTTCAACGATGCGGCGCAGCAGCGGACGATCCGCTACGGCGACGAGGCACGACAGGCGATCGCGGCGGCCGACCTCGCGGTGATCAGCTGCTTCCCGTTCGACCGCGTCGATGAGGTCGACGCCCTCGCGGACGCCCTCGCCGATGCGCGCGTCGCGATCGATCCGAACCCGCGCGCCGGCATGCTCAGCGACCGCGCGGAGTTCGTCCGCGGATTCGAGCGCATGGCCGCGGATGCCGTGATCGCCAAGGTCGGCGCGGACGACGCCGCGCTGCTGTACGACGGAGACCTCGACGCGCTGCGCGCGCGTCTGCGAGAGCGTGGAGCGCGCGCGGTGCTGGCGACGGCGGGCAAGGACGGCGCGATCCTCGAGACGGATGACGGGGTCTTCCGCGCCGGCATCACCGAGCTCCCCGGGCCGATCGTCGACACCGTCGGGGCGGGCGATGCGACACTCGCGGCCGTGGCGGAGGGGCTGGCCGCCGGCCTCCCCGAGGCGGGGGAGGAGTGGCAGCGTCTGCTCGACCGTGCCATGGCCGTCGCCGCGGCGACGTGCCGGGCAGAGGGCGGTCTCCTGCGCACTCCCGAGTCGCTCGAGCAGGGCGATCGCGGCGTGCGGGGCAGCTGA
- a CDS encoding FBP domain-containing protein — protein sequence MRALTESDVRASFINATDDELRMIEMPHDFLLVDWDFHDFLAWRDPASSKRGCIVIDAGEGPVGIVLRASDPGRSRSGMCNICQTMQPGNQVALYSARKAGPAGHRGDSVGTYICADLSCHENVRLAHPLAPNEVRAAGQVDMRLDGTRRRMERFVARVQEDTD from the coding sequence ATGCGAGCGCTCACCGAGTCCGACGTCCGGGCGTCGTTCATCAACGCCACCGACGACGAGCTGCGGATGATCGAGATGCCGCATGACTTCCTCCTCGTCGACTGGGACTTCCACGACTTCCTCGCCTGGCGTGATCCGGCATCCAGCAAGCGCGGGTGCATCGTCATCGACGCGGGGGAGGGGCCCGTCGGCATCGTCCTTCGGGCGAGTGATCCCGGGCGCTCGCGGTCCGGCATGTGCAACATCTGCCAGACCATGCAGCCCGGTAACCAGGTCGCCCTGTATTCGGCGCGCAAGGCCGGCCCTGCCGGTCACCGCGGCGACAGCGTCGGCACGTACATCTGCGCCGACCTGTCCTGCCACGAGAACGTGCGCCTCGCGCATCCACTCGCTCCCAACGAGGTCCGCGCCGCCGGACAGGTGGACATGCGACTGGACGGCACCCGCCGCCGCATGGAGCGCTTTGTCGCTCGCGTACAAGAGGACACGGACTGA
- a CDS encoding enoyl-CoA hydratase/isomerase family protein yields MTDAILFSVDEGLARLTLNRPARLNSFNADLAHAWRDATTEATTRDDVKAILLDAAGPAFCAGGDVIEMASTMHDGSPLTELAGVINTGIRALTESAVPVVAAAHGTTAGGGLGILLSTDYAVIGASSRIGSLYANIGLTPDLSVSAQLADAVGRRRALQLVLQDRLLTAEEALEWGLVAEVVTGADAAAEADLVRARAEEVARFWLAGAAGAYGEAKRLVRSQPGRTFAEQLAEEARSIGASFDTEDAKARVAAFAAASTKKPR; encoded by the coding sequence ATGACCGACGCCATCCTGTTCTCTGTCGATGAGGGCCTCGCCCGCCTGACGCTGAACCGTCCAGCCCGGCTCAACTCGTTCAATGCCGATCTCGCGCACGCGTGGCGGGATGCCACGACCGAGGCGACGACTCGCGATGACGTGAAGGCGATCCTCCTCGACGCCGCCGGCCCCGCATTCTGCGCGGGCGGCGACGTCATCGAGATGGCCTCGACGATGCACGACGGCTCTCCACTGACGGAGCTGGCCGGCGTGATCAACACCGGGATCCGCGCGCTGACCGAGTCCGCCGTGCCCGTGGTCGCCGCCGCGCACGGGACGACGGCGGGCGGAGGGCTCGGGATCCTGCTGAGCACGGACTACGCGGTCATCGGTGCGAGCTCGCGGATCGGCAGCCTCTACGCGAACATCGGACTCACCCCTGACCTGTCGGTGTCGGCGCAGTTGGCGGATGCCGTCGGTCGCCGCCGCGCGCTGCAGCTCGTCCTGCAGGACCGTCTGCTCACCGCCGAGGAGGCGCTCGAGTGGGGCCTCGTCGCGGAGGTGGTGACGGGCGCGGATGCCGCAGCCGAGGCCGATCTCGTGCGCGCCCGCGCCGAGGAGGTCGCGCGGTTCTGGCTGGCCGGAGCCGCTGGGGCGTACGGCGAGGCCAAACGACTGGTGCGGTCGCAGCCCGGCCGCACGTTCGCCGAGCAGTTGGCGGAGGAGGCACGGTCGATCGGTGCGTCGTTCGACACGGAGGACGCCAAGGCCAGGGTGGCGGCGTTCGCCGCGGCATCCACGAAGAAGCCGCGCTGA
- a CDS encoding inositol monophosphatase family protein has protein sequence MIGDQPVEVLLQELAADIAREAGALARERRAAGVALAATKSTLADIVTEADREVEDLIRARLTAERPGDGFLGEESGAAQSTTGVTWVVDPIDGTVNYAYGIPMYSVSIAAVEGGSDPDTWQPLAAAVCAPAIGELFTASHGGGAWLGDRRLAVTTETPAGALLATGFGYDPSTHDGDLATVRRVMPLARDLRRGGSAAIDLAYVAAGRLDGYFERGLNPWDFAAGALLVTEAGGRLSRFDTTSSRPMVVAAGPALHERLSDLLHKEV, from the coding sequence ATGATCGGCGACCAGCCCGTGGAGGTCCTGCTCCAGGAGCTCGCCGCGGACATCGCCCGTGAGGCCGGGGCCCTCGCCCGCGAGCGCAGGGCGGCCGGGGTCGCGCTCGCCGCGACGAAGTCGACCCTCGCCGACATCGTCACCGAGGCCGACCGCGAGGTCGAGGACCTCATCCGTGCACGCCTGACTGCCGAGCGCCCGGGCGATGGTTTCCTCGGTGAGGAGTCCGGCGCGGCGCAGAGCACGACCGGCGTGACGTGGGTCGTCGATCCGATCGACGGGACCGTGAACTACGCCTACGGCATCCCGATGTACAGCGTCAGCATCGCCGCTGTGGAGGGCGGGTCGGACCCTGACACCTGGCAGCCGCTCGCCGCCGCGGTGTGTGCCCCCGCGATCGGGGAGCTGTTCACCGCGTCGCACGGCGGCGGGGCCTGGCTCGGCGACCGGAGGCTCGCCGTCACGACGGAGACCCCGGCCGGCGCTCTGCTGGCGACGGGCTTCGGATACGACCCGTCTACGCACGACGGCGACCTCGCCACCGTGCGCAGAGTGATGCCCCTTGCGCGAGACCTTCGACGTGGCGGTTCGGCCGCGATCGACCTCGCGTACGTGGCCGCCGGCCGACTCGACGGATACTTCGAGCGTGGCCTGAACCCGTGGGACTTCGCGGCGGGCGCTCTTCTGGTCACCGAGGCCGGCGGACGCCTGAGCCGGTTCGACACCACGTCGAGCAGGCCGATGGTGGTCGCTGCCGGACCTGCCCTGCACGAACGGCTTTCAGACCTTCTCCACAAGGAGGTCTAG